In the genome of Fulvivirga maritima, one region contains:
- a CDS encoding LacI family DNA-binding transcriptional regulator — protein sequence MKKQKFSIKDIATSLNISKTTVSFILNGKAKEKRISQPLVDKVLKFVEEVGYTPNQFAQSLRTGKTKILGLMVEDISNPFFAQIARNIEDRAYEAGYKIIYCSTENDKEKSKEFLQMFQRLGVDGYIITPTVELEEDIKPLVESNENIILLDRNLTSLNTDYVMVNNSESAYEGTKHLIMNGFRKISFITISSNQNQMTERKRGYEKAMNDHALQPLVHEVSFKKNYSDSVAELKAILKTEPDIDAILFGANYLGVAGLEAISQLDMKIPEDLGVVSFDDNDLFRINKPSITAIAQPIEEISETVINRLIDQINTDKKNTNKEGLFLPTTLIARESSQK from the coding sequence ATGAAAAAGCAGAAATTCTCAATTAAGGACATTGCTACCAGCCTCAATATTTCGAAAACTACTGTTTCCTTTATATTAAATGGTAAGGCCAAAGAAAAACGTATCAGTCAGCCATTAGTAGACAAGGTACTTAAATTTGTAGAAGAAGTAGGCTATACGCCAAATCAATTTGCCCAAAGTCTTCGCACAGGAAAGACCAAGATATTAGGCTTAATGGTAGAAGACATTAGCAACCCTTTTTTCGCTCAAATAGCTAGAAACATAGAAGATAGAGCGTATGAAGCAGGTTATAAAATCATTTACTGTAGCACAGAAAACGATAAAGAAAAGTCTAAAGAATTTCTGCAAATGTTCCAAAGACTTGGTGTAGACGGCTACATCATAACCCCTACTGTAGAACTAGAAGAGGATATAAAGCCCCTGGTGGAAAGCAATGAAAACATCATATTGCTAGATAGAAACTTAACCAGCCTTAACACCGATTATGTGATGGTTAATAATTCCGAAAGCGCATATGAAGGCACCAAGCACCTGATAATGAATGGGTTTAGAAAAATCTCATTTATCACTATTTCGTCGAACCAAAATCAAATGACTGAAAGAAAAAGGGGGTATGAAAAGGCTATGAATGATCACGCCCTGCAGCCACTAGTGCATGAGGTTTCTTTCAAAAAGAACTATAGTGATTCAGTAGCTGAATTAAAGGCCATTTTAAAAACAGAACCTGATATAGATGCCATTCTCTTTGGTGCCAACTACCTGGGAGTAGCCGGTTTAGAGGCCATTTCACAGTTAGATATGAAAATACCAGAAGACCTTGGGGTGGTCTCTTTTGATGATAATGACCTTTTCAGAATAAATAAACCTTCCATCACAGCCATAGCGCAACCTATTGAAGAAATATCCGAAACGGTAATTAACCGATTAATTGATCAGATTAATACTGATAAGAAAAATACTAATAAAGAAGGCCTGTTTTTACCTACTACTCTGATAGCCAGAGAGTCTTCTCAGAAGTAA
- a CDS encoding ROK family protein, protein MNISDDDRIVMTLDAGGTNFVFSAIQHSSQIISDITLPSGAHDLRLCLNTILEGFEAVKAQLPVAPSAISFAFPGPSDYSSGIIGDLANLPAFRGGVALGPMLEDHFHIPVYIGNDGDLFAYGEAMMGLLPEVNNCLAEAGINKRYKNLLGITLGTGFGGGIVINNQLCEGDNSAGGEIWAMRNFTDTRLTAEEGVSIRAVQRSYSQKAGIDELLTPKDIYDIAIGRMAGNKEAALFAFDEMAVAVAESLANAATLLDGVIVIGGGIAGAYKLIASKIIDHLNGTIENFEGVKMPRLASKVYNIDDEAGMQHFLNHDVKEVVVPFSDRKVSYIADKRLPMGVSRLGTSQAIALGAYAIALSKMETYKELQK, encoded by the coding sequence ATGAATATATCTGACGATGACAGAATTGTGATGACGCTGGATGCGGGAGGGACTAATTTTGTTTTTTCGGCCATACAACACAGCAGTCAGATTATAAGTGATATAACATTACCTTCTGGAGCTCATGACCTTAGGCTATGTTTAAACACAATATTAGAAGGATTTGAGGCTGTGAAAGCTCAGTTGCCTGTAGCGCCTTCAGCCATTAGTTTTGCTTTTCCCGGTCCATCAGATTATAGTTCAGGAATTATAGGAGATTTAGCTAACCTGCCTGCTTTTAGGGGAGGAGTAGCACTGGGCCCTATGTTGGAAGATCATTTTCATATTCCGGTATATATAGGTAATGATGGAGATCTTTTTGCTTATGGCGAAGCGATGATGGGTCTCCTGCCTGAAGTGAATAACTGTTTGGCAGAAGCAGGCATAAATAAAAGGTATAAAAATCTCTTAGGCATAACCCTGGGTACAGGATTTGGTGGAGGAATAGTGATCAATAATCAACTATGCGAAGGAGATAACTCTGCTGGAGGGGAAATATGGGCCATGCGTAATTTTACGGATACCAGGCTTACTGCTGAAGAGGGAGTGAGCATTAGGGCGGTACAGCGCAGCTATTCTCAAAAGGCGGGCATTGATGAGTTGTTAACTCCGAAAGATATTTATGATATAGCTATAGGTAGAATGGCAGGAAATAAGGAAGCTGCTTTATTTGCCTTTGATGAAATGGCCGTAGCCGTAGCAGAATCACTGGCTAATGCCGCTACTTTGCTTGATGGTGTTATTGTAATAGGAGGGGGAATAGCGGGAGCTTATAAGTTAATTGCTTCAAAAATTATAGATCATTTAAATGGTACTATAGAGAATTTTGAGGGGGTGAAAATGCCTCGCTTAGCTTCTAAAGTATATAATATAGATGATGAAGCCGGTATGCAGCATTTCCTTAATCATGATGTGAAGGAAGTAGTGGTGCCATTTTCTGATAGAAAGGTCTCGTATATAGCAGACAAGCGTTTGCCTATGGGCGTATCCAGACTGGGGACCAGCCAGGCCATAGCCTTAGGAGCATATGCCATTGCTTTAAGTAAAATGGAAACATATAAGGAGTTGCAGAAATAA
- a CDS encoding NUDIX hydrolase, producing MYIADQMWVAIDCLVFGYDVQEEKLKVLLFKRKVEPFSGQWSLIGGLVNYDEDLYASAERVLKEFTGLKGVFLEQLQTYGKADRDPGGRVISILFWSLIKLDQLFKDIAKAHGAKWFDIDQLPEMVLDHCQMVENGKEKLRFQAKNAPLGFELLPENFTMPQLLQLYQAIYGQQLDDRNFRKKILSTKLLIKQDFKDKSTSKKGAYFYQFDKEKYQELRKKGYHIEFTLK from the coding sequence ATGTATATAGCTGACCAGATGTGGGTAGCAATCGACTGCCTTGTGTTTGGATATGATGTTCAGGAGGAAAAACTGAAGGTTCTTCTCTTTAAAAGGAAGGTAGAGCCCTTTTCAGGCCAATGGTCTCTGATTGGAGGCTTGGTAAATTATGATGAAGATTTATATGCCTCTGCAGAGCGTGTTTTAAAAGAATTCACCGGACTGAAAGGTGTATTTTTAGAACAATTACAAACTTATGGCAAGGCGGATCGAGATCCTGGAGGTAGGGTTATTTCTATTCTATTCTGGAGCCTTATAAAATTAGATCAGTTATTTAAGGACATAGCTAAAGCACATGGAGCTAAATGGTTTGACATAGACCAGCTGCCGGAAATGGTATTAGACCACTGCCAAATGGTAGAAAATGGAAAAGAAAAACTTCGATTCCAGGCTAAAAATGCTCCTTTAGGGTTTGAGCTATTGCCAGAAAATTTCACCATGCCGCAATTGCTACAGCTTTACCAGGCCATTTATGGACAACAGCTCGATGACCGGAACTTCAGAAAAAAAATACTATCTACCAAGCTGTTGATAAAGCAAGACTTTAAAGACAAGTCTACTTCTAAGAAAGGAGCCTATTTTTATCAATTTGACAAAGAGAAGTATCAGGAATTAAGAAAGAAGGGCTACCACATAGAGTTTACCCTAAAATAA